The segment CATTGCTACGAGATTTAGCCAAGTTAATATCAAAATCAAGTTGGCTATCTAGAGAACGCATCAAGAAGAAGTAACGAGATGCATCTACGCCAACCTCTTCAATCAATTCATCTAATGTAACGCTATCGCCGCTACGTTTAGATAATTTAACGAGTTGCCCATCGCGGAACAATGCTACCATTTGTAACAATAATACTGTTAGTTTATCTGGGTCATAACCAAAAGCAGCCATAGCAGCTTTTACACGGCATACATAACCATGATGGTCAGCGCCCCAAATATCAATCATTTCTTTGAAGCCACGATCATATTTATTGCGGTGGTATGCAATATCTGCCGCTAAATATGTAGGAACTCCATTATCACGAATAACTACACGGTCTTTATCATCGCCATAGTCAGTAGATTTCAACCACAATGCACCGTCTTTTTCATACACTTTGCCAAGAGCCTTTAACGCCTCTACGGAGTGATGAATTTCATCAGCTTCATGGACAGTACGTTCAGAGAACCAATTATCGAAAGTAACACGGAAATTGCTTAATGTTTCCTCTAAGCGAGCTAATTTTTCTTTTAAACCCTCTTCTTTAAACAATGCTACACGATCAGCTTCGTTCATAGCATTTAATTTATCGAAGCCTTCTCGTTCTGCAATAGCTTTTGCAGTCTCGATAATATCAGGACCACGGTAGCCATTTTCAGGGAACACGAGAGCTCCTTCTGGAATATCAAATTCAGGCATGGAGCCGTCTTCGTTGCGCTTAGGTGGGAATACTAATGTAGCACCTTGCAACTCTTGGAAACGGTATTCAATGGAGATAGCCATATTATCGATTTGGTTACCCGCATCATTGATGTAGTACTCGGATTGTACATTGTAACCTGCTGCACGCAACAAGTTTACAAGTGCACTACCATACGCAGCACCACGACCATGGCCGACATGTAACGGACCTGTTGGGTTCGCACTTACGTACTCTACTTGAATCGTATCGCGTGCACGCAATGGTTGAACACCATATTGATCGCCAGCATTTAAAATAGCTTTCAACGTATCGTATACCATATCAGATTTCAAGAAGAAATTGATGAAACCTGCACCAGCAACCTCAGCGCGTTCGAGCCAATCAAAATTCATATGGCTAATCAAAGCCTCTGCAATAGCACGAGGGTTTTGACGAGCTACACGAGCGGATTGCATAGCGATATTTGTAGAAAAATCACCGAATTCTTTTTGAGGTGGCACTTCGAGAACGATTTCTGGATATTCCCCAGCTGGTAAACCACCGCTGTTAATCGTATCTTGTAATGCCTGTTCAATCCCCGATTTCAGGATTTCCTTCATGTCCATGCTCTGTATCCTCCCGCACGTCTATATCTAACTGATTATAAAATTGCCATTCACCTTCGACGGAAATGTCATATCCTAAATGAACATGACCTACGCCGTCGTGAAAGTCTGCTGTTAATTCATGAGTATTCACGGCCATGTGCAAATCACCATACGGTGTTTCATACACGGATTCGCGCTCTTCACCACGGACATATTGATGACGCATATTAACAGCCCCTGTTCGAAGCAATACAATAGAGTCATCATGGATTTTAATGGTCGTCTTTACCCCATCTAAGCCAGTCACACTAGATTCTTCGTAACGCACATACTGGGCATTACCCTTTTCATGTGATGTACCAGGGGAAATCAGTTCCACTACGGTATCCTTGCCGTCCATATCTCGTTGTACACTTTTTACGGACACTAGAACCCGCTTCATTTTTCAACCTCCATGGCAGTAATTAATCATCATATTATACCATAATCAAAGACTATTTTGCACCCTCAATGAGTCGCAATTTCTTAGTCTTTGTCATCTGTTTTATGGCATATTCTCTACGTTGTGCATCTTGTTTATTGTGAAAGCTTTCAGAATACACCAATTCAACAGGACGTCGCCCTCTCGTATACTTAGCACCGCCTGGAATAAGCCCATTATGAGCCTCTATACGGCGTTCAATATCGGTGGTCCACCCGCAATACAAGGAATCGTCTGCGCAACGCACCAAGTACACATAGTGCCGCTCTTCAGACTTAACCTCCTTATTTGCCATTTTTTGCATCATCAGTAATCGGTTCCAACGTAATAGTATTGATGATTACTGGCTCTACTGGTTTATCATTACGGCCTGTTTTTACTTTGCCAATTTTTTCAACTACATCCATGCCTTGTACTACAGTGCCAAAGATAGTGTGTTTGTTATCTAACCAATCTGTAGGTCCCAATGTAATAAAGAACTGAGAGCCACCTGTATTAGGGCCTCGGTTTGCCATGGCAAGAACGCCCATTTTATTGAAGTGTAAATCATTGGAGAACTCATCAGGAATTGTATAGCCTGGACCGCCAGCACCTGTACCATCTGGATCCCCGCCTTGAATCATAAAGCCTTCGATAACGCGGTGGAATGTAACACCATTATAGAAACCTTTTTTCACTAGGTAATCAAAGTTTTTTACTGTAATAGGTGCTTTAGAGCCTAACAATCGAACTTTGAATTGACCATAATTTGTATCAAAAATAGCGTATTCATCAGCAATTGGTGCATTAGAGAAATTAGGCATAGCTACCGTTTCTGCTTTTACAGTATTCCCTTGTGGTTGTTCCCCACTTTTTGTACCACATGCCGCTGTCCCAAGCATTGTAATCCCTAACATTGCGCATAAAGCCAAGCGTTTCCAGTTCATAGTTCCCCCAAAAATGTATCGTATATACTAACATGTATGTAAAATTCACATAGAAAAGCCGCTCAACCCGTGAGCGGCTCTTTTTTAGTATATCATGTTTTAGAGAAAATTTGGTTTAAATAATTATTAAATTTACCAATTTATATAACCTTATACTTTCAGTTATATATTAGCTATTATTTACCATCAAATTGTTCTGGGTTCGTACTGTTATAGGTATCAATATAAGCATTGAAGGATTGAATCATTTCGTCAAGATTATTTTCGTTTGAGTCTGCAAGGACTTGACGTACGGAACCGACTACGGAATTGTAACGATCAGCCAGAACT is part of the Veillonella nakazawae genome and harbors:
- a CDS encoding peptidylprolyl isomerase, with the translated sequence MNWKRLALCAMLGITMLGTAACGTKSGEQPQGNTVKAETVAMPNFSNAPIADEYAIFDTNYGQFKVRLLGSKAPITVKNFDYLVKKGFYNGVTFHRVIEGFMIQGGDPDGTGAGGPGYTIPDEFSNDLHFNKMGVLAMANRGPNTGGSQFFITLGPTDWLDNKHTIFGTVVQGMDVVEKIGKVKTGRNDKPVEPVIINTITLEPITDDAKNGK
- the argS gene encoding arginine--tRNA ligase; this encodes MDMKEILKSGIEQALQDTINSGGLPAGEYPEIVLEVPPQKEFGDFSTNIAMQSARVARQNPRAIAEALISHMNFDWLERAEVAGAGFINFFLKSDMVYDTLKAILNAGDQYGVQPLRARDTIQVEYVSANPTGPLHVGHGRGAAYGSALVNLLRAAGYNVQSEYYINDAGNQIDNMAISIEYRFQELQGATLVFPPKRNEDGSMPEFDIPEGALVFPENGYRGPDIIETAKAIAEREGFDKLNAMNEADRVALFKEEGLKEKLARLEETLSNFRVTFDNWFSERTVHEADEIHHSVEALKALGKVYEKDGALWLKSTDYGDDKDRVVIRDNGVPTYLAADIAYHRNKYDRGFKEMIDIWGADHHGYVCRVKAAMAAFGYDPDKLTVLLLQMVALFRDGQLVKLSKRSGDSVTLDELIEEVGVDASRYFFLMRSLDSQLDFDINLAKSRSNDNPVYYIQYAHARIHSIYNQVREAGIAFGDYSETDFTTLTSEMELELIKKLAEYPEEVVQSAEHRAPHRIARYLFDLASMFHSFYRQGRIIGVDPALQQARLGLITAIALVLRQGLGILGISAPEKM
- a CDS encoding GIY-YIG nuclease family protein, coding for MANKEVKSEERHYVYLVRCADDSLYCGWTTDIERRIEAHNGLIPGGAKYTRGRRPVELVYSESFHNKQDAQRREYAIKQMTKTKKLRLIEGAK
- a CDS encoding DUF1934 domain-containing protein, whose product is MKRVLVSVKSVQRDMDGKDTVVELISPGTSHEKGNAQYVRYEESSVTGLDGVKTTIKIHDDSIVLLRTGAVNMRHQYVRGEERESVYETPYGDLHMAVNTHELTADFHDGVGHVHLGYDISVEGEWQFYNQLDIDVREDTEHGHEGNPEIGD